In one window of Deltaproteobacteria bacterium DNA:
- a CDS encoding sulfatase, which yields MKKLVGILALVVVVLAGATVFVFTRPPKAPATPHIVMIVVDTLRADHVGAYGYARPTTPNVDALASRGMLFENVYPPTSWTVPSMASMFTGLNPQRHGIIQGLQIFGQIAYQHQLGNAHDTLAERLAGAGYLTLGYSTNVHITRTTGFGQGFEIFEEATSANAEYVEELVDADLPKLATAVREAKPYFLYLHFFDPHTPYLPREPFFQKIAPDADQKILLDVNPSQGDLMSSFPRGFFSKNQLHLQALRDVYDSEIAACDDVIGRILGKLPGLENAYVLFVSDHGEAFSEHDTMLHGYDLFEGTLRVPLIIAPPSAPNAPRPYEVAAGKKVATRVGVVDVMPTLLGMAGITAQDLDGANLLANVPEKRALPLHLHRGPVAAYGAIQYPWKVIVDKAAETTMLYNLESDPTEKTNLAPGQAVPDDLMKAAEAADVIAPKIPAVLVRNQHVANEDQLKSLGYLTGGGDDESKKPAAPGEATPAPTPDVPWVVDLQLCDRVRAVKAKCDKVADALARDACVNEGLDAIKKDTCPKAKSYDHKKKCEFMRLDPTLRICSQVDAAKK from the coding sequence ATGAAGAAACTGGTGGGAATTCTGGCTCTAGTCGTGGTCGTGCTCGCGGGCGCGACGGTCTTCGTTTTTACCCGCCCGCCCAAGGCGCCGGCCACGCCGCATATCGTGATGATCGTCGTGGACACGCTGCGCGCCGACCACGTAGGCGCTTACGGCTACGCACGCCCGACGACGCCGAATGTCGACGCCCTCGCGTCGCGCGGCATGCTTTTCGAAAACGTCTACCCGCCCACGTCGTGGACCGTGCCGTCGATGGCTTCCATGTTCACCGGGCTGAATCCCCAGCGCCACGGCATCATCCAGGGCCTGCAGATCTTCGGCCAGATCGCCTACCAGCATCAGCTCGGCAACGCCCACGACACGTTGGCCGAACGACTCGCCGGCGCGGGCTATCTGACGCTCGGGTACTCCACGAACGTCCACATCACGCGCACCACCGGTTTCGGGCAGGGTTTCGAGATCTTCGAGGAAGCGACATCGGCCAACGCGGAATACGTCGAGGAACTCGTGGACGCCGACCTGCCGAAGCTGGCGACAGCGGTCCGCGAGGCGAAGCCGTATTTTCTCTACCTCCACTTCTTCGACCCGCACACGCCCTATCTGCCGCGCGAACCCTTCTTCCAGAAGATCGCGCCCGACGCCGACCAGAAGATCCTGCTCGACGTGAACCCGTCGCAGGGCGACCTGATGAGCTCATTTCCGCGCGGATTCTTTTCGAAAAACCAACTGCACCTTCAGGCGCTCAGGGATGTGTACGACTCCGAGATCGCCGCGTGCGACGACGTGATCGGTCGCATCCTCGGCAAACTGCCGGGCCTCGAAAACGCCTACGTCCTGTTCGTGTCGGACCACGGCGAGGCGTTTTCCGAGCACGACACGATGCTGCATGGCTACGATCTCTTCGAGGGAACGCTTCGCGTGCCGCTCATCATCGCGCCGCCGAGCGCCCCGAATGCTCCGCGCCCCTACGAGGTGGCGGCGGGTAAAAAGGTCGCGACACGCGTGGGCGTGGTTGATGTCATGCCGACGCTGCTCGGTATGGCGGGAATCACCGCGCAGGATCTCGACGGCGCGAACCTGCTCGCGAACGTCCCCGAAAAACGGGCGCTTCCGCTGCATCTGCACCGCGGGCCCGTGGCGGCCTACGGAGCAATCCAGTACCCGTGGAAGGTCATCGTCGATAAGGCCGCCGAAACGACGATGCTGTACAATCTCGAGTCGGACCCGACCGAGAAAACAAATCTCGCGCCCGGCCAGGCCGTGCCCGACGACCTGATGAAGGCGGCCGAGGCCGCCGACGTGATCGCGCCCAAAATCCCCGCTGTGCTGGTGCGAAACCAGCACGTGGCGAACGAGGACCAGCTCAAGTCGCTCGGCTATTTGACGGGCGGCGGCGACGACGAGTCGAAAAAGCCCGCCGCGCCCGGGGAGGCCACGCCCGCGCCCACGCCGGACGTGCCCTGGGTCGTCGATCTGCAACTGTGCGACCGGGTGCGCGCCGTGAAGGCGAAGTGCGACAAGGTCGCCGACGCGCTCGCGCGCGATGCGTGCGTGAACGAGGGACTCGACGCGATCAAAAAAGACACATGCCCCAAGGCGAAGAGCTACGACCACAAGAAGAAGTGCGAGTTCATGCGCCTCGATCCCACGCTGCGAATCTGCTCCCAGGTTGACGCGGCGAAGAAGTAA
- a CDS encoding DUF3788 family protein: MSEPVFADKTRLPSDADLATVLGAANAHWDFLIAFVRKNCPEAVHEWKFYGAKYGWQLKIVHAKKALLYMIPHQGGFNAALALRPPALAALREAGLPEEFVREIEAAKESPEGRPARVFVKTKKDAALAAKLVGLKLTT; encoded by the coding sequence ATGAGTGAACCGGTTTTCGCCGACAAGACCCGTCTACCCTCCGACGCCGATTTGGCGACCGTGCTCGGCGCGGCGAATGCGCACTGGGATTTTCTGATCGCGTTCGTCCGCAAGAATTGCCCAGAGGCCGTGCACGAGTGGAAATTCTACGGCGCGAAATACGGCTGGCAGCTCAAGATCGTCCACGCAAAAAAGGCGCTCCTGTACATGATCCCCCACCAGGGCGGATTCAACGCGGCGCTGGCCCTGCGCCCGCCCGCGTTGGCCGCGCTGCGCGAGGCGGGGCTGCCGGAAGAGTTTGTCCGTGAGATCGAGGCCGCGAAGGAATCCCCCGAGGGCCGACCGGCGCGGGTCTTCGTGAAAACGAAAAAGGACGCCGCCCTCGCCGCGAAACTGGTCGGGCTGAAACTCACGACGTAA